In Helianthus annuus cultivar XRQ/B chromosome 9, HanXRQr2.0-SUNRISE, whole genome shotgun sequence, the following are encoded in one genomic region:
- the LOC110876496 gene encoding uncharacterized protein LOC110876496 has protein sequence MEIEEYLPLDGSCDSKKYEVYHCSNYECFEHIIKPLPKFKIKIEVDDDTDSTHLILLHDQAVQVLNKSAAELLKDNESIDGYSTFPKEIKSLVGKLFAYKIQVTHENIEKFDEVYDTTAISSDYSLISHVKKSLLTKQEENIAKGKRNLYELYDVDPAFPSCSTKRPIIRTPLSDISNVDSTAERRKLRKIILDNKRSKKSSSSTNVPNILPENISSLQSSNDTKRSKKSSSSTNVSNIFPDNISSLQSSNTIDRNVYSFSPHTSINHTSSLLSNITDNSVTKSTPSNETRRYSISPRINISNNQAVFGTTSTVTRLSSGKRKLEHKKRDTTPIPMVNLDSDEDDVVLVRVDDPYKGISKDYLDHGDQVLTCQICSAKLWTSEGGKGRITMNKLCYGMCCGYGKVELPPLKDAHPSYQNLFSSTNEKSKFFQKNIRRYNSMFSFTSMGGKVDSIINKGNAPFIYRISGQNYHCIGSLKPSNGNQPQFCQLYIYDTENEITNRQTLFGKTSKSSSSNDKELDVEMIQYLRNLLDSENMLVKTYRMVRDHFHESPEANLKLRLMYKREKDGRIYNLPTTFEIAALVVGDIDKAIDHRDILVETQSGMLQRISELHPSYLALQYPLLFPYGDDGYRIDIPHRDFTVTQKKIKPKCTMREFFAYRIQDRNYGFSLILNGRRLFQQFLVDAYTMIESERLHFIRRQQTKLRSETFENLQKHKAKGKQTLKDTGKAVILPSSFTGGARFMQQNYLDAMALCKSFGYPDFFITITCNPKWPEVKRFLKDSSIKAEDRPDILCRLFKIKLDSLLKDLKDSNYLGEINAEFQKRGLPHAHIFLFMNVDHKLPTVDHIDPFISAEIPDKNEDPELYSLVSDYMIHGPCGNANLNCPCMVDKRCSKNFPKKFSSHTTVDSSGFPVYRRRDSGHTVIKSGVSLDNKSVVPYNKRLLKRYQAHINVEWCNQSGSVKYLFKYINKGPDMATAVVSGVSNPTIKDKPRDEIKEYYDCRYISACEASWRIFSNEVHYRYPAVMRLPFHMSGQQNVVYGADDDIDNVLSKPSVASSIFVEWMKLNESDENARKLTYVEFPTKFVWKPQDRSWQVRKTYQTVGRIHSVSPALGEPYFLRILLNKVRGPRSFEEIRTVNGQLFPTFRDACYAMGLLDDDNEYVEAIKEASFEGHAGYLRALFATLLLSNTLSRPEFVWENTWKYLADDILYRRQKETNIQGLLLPEHQIKNLTLLEIEKYLLSNGSSL, from the exons ATGGAGATTGAGGAATATCTTCCACTTGATGGTTCTTGTGATTCTAAGAAATATGAGGTTTATCACTGCTCTAACTATGAATGTTTTGAACACATCATAAAACCTCTACcgaaatttaagatcaaaattGAAGTTGACGACGATACTGATTCAACTCATCTTATATTACTTCATGATCAAGCTGTACAGGTTTTGAATAAATCTGCTGCTGAATTGCTAAAAGATAATGAATCG ATCGATGGATATTCAACATTTCCAAAGGAGATTAAATCTTTGGTTGGGAAGTTGTTTGCTTATAAGATTCAAGTTACCCATGAAAATATCGAAAAATTTGATGAAGTTTATGATACCACTGCGATAAGCAGCGATTATTCTCTTATTTCTCATGTTAAAAAGAGCCTTTTGACTAAACAG GAGGAGAATATCGCAAAAGGTAAACGTAATCTGTATGAGCTGTACGACGTTGATCCAGCATTTCCGAGTTGTTCTACAAAGC GTCCTATTATCAGAACTCCTCTTTCAGATATCTCAAATG TTGATTCAACTGCTGAAAGACGTAAGCTTCGGAAAATAATACTTGATAACAAGAGATCAAAGAAATCGTCATCATCAACAAATGTTCCTAACATATTGCCTGAGAACATAAGTTCGCTGCAGTCTTCTAATGATACCAAGAGATCAAAAAAATCGTCATCATCAACAAATGTTTCTAACATATTTCCTGACAACATAAGTTCGCTGCAGTCTTCTAATACTATTGATCGCAACGTATACTCCTTTTCTCCTCATAcaagtataaatcatacaagtTCATTACTTTCAAACATAACAG ATAACTCCGTAACCAAATCCACACCGTCAAATGAAACTCGTAGATATTCCATTTCTCCTCGCATCAATATTAGTAACAATCAAGCGGTATTTGGTACTACTTCTACAGTTACAAGGTTGTCTTCTGGTAAACGTAAGCTTGAGCACAAGAAACGTGATACCACTCCTATACCTATGGTCAATTTGGATTCTGATGAAGATGATGTTGTTTTAGTTAGAGTGGACGACCCTTACAAAGGGATATCTAAAG aTTATTTGGACCATGGTGACCAAGTTCTTACATGCCAAATCTGTAGTGCAAAGTTATGGACATCAGAAGGTGGAAAAGGTCGAATAACTATGAATAAGCTTTGTTATGGTATGTGTTGTGGGTATGGTAAAGTTGAGCTACCGCCTTTAAAGGATGCGCATCCGTCTTATCAAAATTTGTTTTCTTCCACAAATGAAAAAAGcaagtttttccagaagaataTTAGACGATACAACTCTATGTTCTCTTTTACATCTATGGGTGGAAAGGTTGATTCAATTATTAACAAGGGCAACGCTCCATTTATATATCGTATAAGTGGCCAAAACTATCATTGCATCGGTAGTCTTAAACCTTCTAATGGAAATCAACCTCAGTTTTGTCAGCTATACATATATGACACTGAAAATGAAATAACAAACAGACAGACATTATTCGG GAAAACAAGCAAATCTTCGTCCTCTAATGATAAAGAGCTTGATGTTGAAATGATACAGTATTTGAGGAatttattagattcagaaaatatgttggttaagacATATAGGATGGTCAGAGACCATTTTCACGAATCCCCAGAGGCTAACCTTAAACTCCGTCTTATGTATAAAAGAGAAAAAGATGGCAGAATATATAACTTACCAACCACGTTTGAAATTGCTGCTTTGGTTGTCGGAGACATAGATAAAGCTATAGATCATCGTGATATTCTTGTGGAGACTCAGTCTGGAATGCTCCAGCGTATTAGTGAATTACATCCATCATATCTTGCCTTGCAATATCCGTTGCTATTCCCATATGGTGATGATGGATATAGAATTGATATTCCCCATAGAGATTTCACTGTGACACAAAAGAAAATAAAGCCAAAGTGCACCATGAGAGAATTTTTTGCATACAGGATCCAAGATAGAAATTATGGTTTTTCCTTAATTCTTAATGGAAGAAGGTTGTTTCAACAATTTTTGGTTGATGCATATACTATGATCGAGAGCGAGAGACTACATTTCATTCGGAGACAACAAACAAAACTTCGATCTGAGACATTTGAAAATCTTCAGAAGCATAAAGCTAAAGGTAAACAAACTTTAAAAGACACTGGAAAGGCTGTTATACTACCTTCTTCATTTACTGGAGGTGCAAGATTCATGCAACAAAACTACCTTGATGCAATGGCCTTATGTAAGTCATTCGGGTATCCAGATTTCTTCATAACTATAACTTGTAATCCAAAATGGCCAGAAGTAAAGAGATTTCTAAAAGATTCCTCCATCAAAGCTGAAGACAGGCCTGACATATTGTGTCGATTGTTTAAAATTAAGCTTGATTCCCTACTGAAAGATTTGAAGGATTCCAATTATCTCGGTGAGATTAATGCTG AATTCCAGAAGCGTGGTCTTCCTCATGCACATATATTCTTATTTATGAATGTCGATCACAAACTTCCTACAGTAGATCACATAGATCCATTCATATCCGCTGAGATTCCTGATAAAAATGAAGATCCGGAACTTTATTCCTTGGTAAGTGATTATATGATTCACGGTCCATGTGGAAATGCTAATTTGAATTGTCCTTGCATGGTTGACAAAAGATGTTCAAAAAACTTTCCAAAGAAATTTTCATCACATACAACTGTTGATTCAAGTGGTTTCCCTGTATACCGAAGACGAGATTCCGGACACACAGTTATAAAATCTGGTGTTAGTTTGGACAACAAAAGCGTTGTTCCATATAACAAAAGGCTTCTAAAAAGATATCAAGCACACATAAATGTAGAATGGTGTAATCAATCTGGTTCAGTTAAATATTTGTTCAAGTACATTAATAAAGGCCCTGATATGGCTACTGCGGTTGTTTCTGGTGTTTCAAATCCAACCATTAAGGATAAGCCAAGAGATGAGATCAAGGAATATTATGATTGCAGATATATTTCAGCTTGTGAAGCATCATGGAGAATATTCTCAAACGAGGTTCATTATAGGTATCCTGCTGTTATGAGGCTTCCCTTTCATATGTCGGGTCAACAGAATGTTGTGTATGGTGCGGATGACGATATTGATAATGTGTTAAGCAAGCCTTCTGTTGCTTCTTCAATATTTGTTGAATGGATGAAATTAAACGAGTCAGATGAAAATGCTAGAAAGTTGACTTATGTCGAGTTTCCTACCAAATTTGTTTGGAAACCTCAAGATAGATCTTGGCAGGTACGTAAGACGTACCAAACTGTTGGACGTATACATTCTGTGTCTCCTGCATTAGGAGAACCTTATTTTTTGAGGATACTTCTGAATAAAGTTAGAGGTCCCAGATCCTTTGAGGAAATACGTACTGTTAACGGTCAGTTATTCCCGACATTTAGAGATGCTTGCTACGCAATGGGGCTCTTAGATGATGACAATGAATATGTTGAGGCCATTAAAGAAGCAAGTTTTGAAGGACATGCTGGGTATCTGCGAGCGTTATTTGCTACCTTGCTATTGTCAAATACACTTTCACGGCCAGAGTTTGTTTGGGAGAACACGTGGAAATACTTAGCAGATGATATTTTATACAGACGTCAAAAAGAAACAAATATTCAAG gtttACTTCTTCCTGAACATCAAATTAAAAACCTTACTTTGTTGGAAATTGAAAAATATTTACTTTCGAATGGTTCGTCGTTATGA
- the LOC110876495 gene encoding ATP-dependent DNA helicase RRM3-like — protein MPFPDDDSLRDATNRLINEELSHGVDQVEAEFNNLHQCLTDEQRSVFYEIMSAVASRKGGLFFVYGYGGTGKTFLWKTLSSEVRCRGEIVLNVASSGIASLLLSRGRTAHSRFHIPINLTEDSMCHIKPNSDIAKLLKETQLIIWDEAPMVHKHAFEALDRTMSDVFSEGRSIRSDVPFGGKVFVFDGDFRQILPVIPNGTRQQIVCASLSSSYIWSKCKLLWLTKNMRLTIGAESFDMESIREFAKWLLDIGEDKLGDDNDGEAIIQIPDDLLITDNSDPIQSLIDFVYPSIMEQFRNPGFFSERAILAPKNDVVHEINDRLLSLFPGDAKEYLSSDSIC, from the coding sequence ATGCCTTTCCCTGATGATGATTCGTTACGTGATGCTACTAATCGTCTAATCAATGAAGAGCTATCACACGGCGTAGATCAAGTAGAAGCTGAGTTTAATAATTTGCATCAATGTTTGACAGATGAACAACGATCTGTTTTTTACGAAATAATGTCAGCAGTTGCAAGCCGTAAAGGAGGGTTATTTTTCGTCTATGGTTACGGTGGAactggaaaaacgtttttatggAAGACTTTGTCTTCAGAAGTTCGATGTAGAGGTGAGATAGTTTTAAATGTTGCTTCAAGTGGCATTGCTTCGTTATTACTTTCTCGTGGAAGGACAGCCCATTCTCGCTTCCATATCCCAATTAATCTGACTGAAGATTCCATGTGTCATATTAAGCCAAATAGTGATATCGCGAAATTATTAAAGGAAACTCAATTGATCATATGGGATGAAGCACCGATGGTCCATAAACATGCCTTTGAAGCTTTAGATAGGACGATGTCTGACGTATTTTCTGAAGGTAGGAGTATTCGCTCTGATGTTCCGTTCGGAGGTAAAGTTTTTGTATTCGACGGTGACTTTAGACAAATCCTACCAGTTATTCCTAATGGTACTAGACAACAAATAGTTTGTGCTTCTTTAAGCTCTTCATATATATGGTCAAAGTGCAAATTGTTATGGTTGACTAAAAACATGCGCCTAACAATTGGAGCTGAAAGTTTTGATATGGAGTCTATCAGGGAGTTTGCGAAATGGCTGCTTGATATTGGTGAAGATAAGTTGGGAGATGATAACGATGGTGAAGCAATTATTCAGATACCAGATGATCTATTAATCACCGATAATTCTGATCCAATACAAAGCTTAATTGACTTCGTCTACCCTTCAATTATGGAACAATTTCGGAATCCTGGTTTTTTTTCTGAGCGAGCAATTCTAGCACCAAAAAATGACGTAGTTCATGAAATTAACGATCGATTGCTTTCGTTATTTCCAGGTGATGCTAAAGAGTATTTGAGTTCCGATAGCATATGTTAA
- the LOC110874751 gene encoding heavy metal-associated isoprenylated plant protein 37 — protein MEHFQIVKIKELALKVNIHCDGCKHKVKKILRKIEGVYYVVVDAEQQKVKVYGNVDSTTLIKKLLKSGKYAQLWPSNDQDFNNDENHLVNEKSQPLLTPRSLEYLKQSMDMGWDGTDMSLDGENGSGFIDLQGSQLSGGGLQTYDDHHSSMPMYEQTNLLPMMMNSNMHGGMCMENVMMHDNMYMHAFPMFHHARYY, from the exons ATGGAGCACTTTCAAATAGTAAAGATAAAG GAACTTGCACTCAAAGTTAACATTCACTGTGATGGATGCAAGCACAAGGTTAAGAAGATACTCAGAAAAATTGAAG gAGTTTATTATGTAGTTGTAGATGCAGAGCAACAGAAAGTCAAAGTGTATGGAAATGTTGACTCCACCACACTAATCAAGAAACTGCTCAAATCAGGTAAGTATGCACAACTATGGCCATCTAATGACCAAGATTTCAACAATGATGAAAACCATCTGGTCAATGAGAAAAGTCAACCTCTGTTGACTCCTAGAAGTCTTGAATACTTGAAGCAAAGTATGGACATGGGATGGGATGGGACTGATATGAGTCTAGATGGAGAAAATGGGTCTGGTTTCATTGACCTACAAGGAAGTCAACTTAGTGGAGGAGGACTACAAACTTATGATGATCATCATTCAAGTATGCCCATGTATGAGCAAACCAATCTGTTACCCATGATGATGAACAGCAACATGCATGGTGGTATGTGTATGGAGAATGTCATGATGCATGATAACATGTACATGCATGCATTTCCCATGTTCCATCATGCTCGTTATTACTAA
- the LOC110878961 gene encoding DNA-directed RNA polymerases I and III subunit RPAC2 — translation MEHGSYKDQSASTFSLAEDHTLANALRFTLNQDPRVSVCGYSIPHPSEARVNIRVQTTGDPAKEVLKDSCQDLMMICQHVRSTFDQAVADFKNNNGSESE, via the exons ATGGAGCACGGTTCATATAAGGATCAGTCAGCTTCAACATTTTCTTTGGCCGAGGATCATACACTGGCGAACGCTCTAAGATTTACTCTCAACCAAGA TCCAAGAGTTTCAGTCTGCGGGTACAGCATTCCTCATCCTTCAGAGGCTCGAGTCAACATAAGAGTCCAGACAACTG GTGATCCCGCAAAAGAAGTACTGAAAGACTCATGTCAAGATTTGATGATGATATGTCAGCATGTACGGAGCACCTTTGACCAAGCTGTTGCTGATTTTAAAAACAATAATGGTTCTGAAAGCGAGTAA